The region AGGGGCATCTTCTCTTGTCTTACTCTCTTGCACCGCATCGCGTGTTTTTGCTCTCTAAAGAACAAGCCTCCTGCAGGGAGATATTCTCGTCAGACCGAGAGCTCTACTGGCCTTTCGGCGAAATGAGGGGCGGCACTCCCGCCTTGTTGATTGATTCTGATCGCTATCTCTCATTTTTTCACTCCTCCTGTCCGATGGCAACCATTCACTCCGACAGCGAGTCGATGCCGCACTATTTTTTCGGTGCTTATACTTTCTCTTCAAAACCCCCGTTTCACCTTTTATCCATCAGTCCCGATCCGATCGTGGGACTTGGGTTTTATACCTCGGCAAATTATGCCCCTTATTGGCATCCGGTGCGGGTTGTCTTTCCCTGTGGGTTTCTCATCGAAGCAGATCATTTTTGGGTCTTCTTTGGAAAACAAGACCATGAGTGTTGGGCTGTTAAGCTTGACCGGCAGCGGTTGCTCGATTCCCTTTCTCACTTGAAATAATATCGATAAAACGATATAATATCGATAAATTGGAGTTTTATGATCTTATCGCATCAGTGTTTCGATACATTGCTGAATTTAATTTTGACGGCCGAGCTGAAGCCGGGCGAAAAGTTAAAAGTGCTGCCGCTCTCAAAAAAGTTGAGGGTGGGCCCGACTCCGGTGCGCGAGGCGCTATCGAGACTCGCTGAAACAGGTCTTGTCGAAGCGACAGACAATAAGGGGTTCCGTGTCTCCGCAATCAGCGAAAGTGACATGCTTGATCTCTATGCCACCTATATCGACCTTGAAACTCTTGCGATTACCAAGGCGATAGAGAGAGGGGATAAGAACTGGGAGGCGACGATCGTTGCCGCGCTCTACCGCCTTAAAGAAGCTGAAGAGGGGGTTTTGATTGATGAGAGCAACTACCTTGAGTGGACAGAGCTTAACAGGGTTTTTCATGAAGCACTGGTGAGTGGCTGCGGGTCTAAGACTCTGATGGAGATTCGAGCGTTCCTTTTCAAGAAGTTCGAAAGGTACTGGAATGTTGCTTTTGGTGGGAAGGTATCTAAATTTCAAGTGAACCATACCGAGCATTCCGGTCTGGCTGATGCTTGTTTAAAGCGCGATAAGGCCCGCGCTGCATCCATGATTAGGCAGCATGTGGAAACAGGCTTAAAAAGAATAATGGCAGAACTTAAAGAAAAGAAGATGATTTAAGATGAAACCTTCATATCAACTGACAAAACATCCCCTGGGATCGATCAGAGAATTTTGGGCTATGTCATGGCCGCTGATGATCGGCCTGATGTCCTCAACGCTGATGATGTTTGCAGACCGCCTTTTCCTCTCCCGATTCGATCCGATGGCACTGAATGCTGCCGCGAGCGGAGGTATTGCCTACTATATGTTCTTAGTGATGCCGATGGGCGTCGCAGCCATTTCAGAGGTCTTGGTAGGTAGGCTGCATGGCGAAAACTCCTGTGCCCGTGCCGGAAGTTCTGTTTGGCAGTTTATCCACATGGCGCTTCTCTCCCTCCCGGTTTTTCTCTTGATCAGCTGGGCGGCCCCTGGGTTGATTTTTTTCGGGAGCGGCAACACCGAGTACGAGACGGCCTATTTCAGCACGCTTATGCTCTTCGGTCCCGCGCAATTGATACAGATTTCTCTGGCGGGTTTCTTTATTGCCATTGGCAGTGTCCGTATCGTGACCATAACCGCCCTGATTGGCAATGCCATCAATATTATTCTCGATTGGCTGCTTATTTTTGGAGCGGGCAGTATTCCCGCACTGGGTGTGGAGGGAGCGAGTCTTGCCACGGGGATTGCACAATCATGCCAAGTTCTGCTCCTCTTGCTTGTCTTTTTAAGTTCCGGCTACCGCAAGGAATATGGCACAGCCTCAATCGGCATCAGCAGAGGGGTGATGAAAGAGGGACTGTCGATCGGTATGCCGTCGGGTCTTGGACATCTGATGGAAGTGATTTGCCATTTTTTGTTCTTCCGGATGATTATGTCGGTGTCTCAAGAGCAGATGAGCCTTGTCGCCATGGTGCAAAGCTTTTATGTACTGAGTTCGTTCATTATCGAGGCAGAGTCTAAAGCTGCGGGGGCTATCGCCTCCAATTTACTCGGAGGAAAGGCTTACAGTTATCTTGGGAAGGTTCTGAAGTCAGCATTCTCCCTGCATACCCTCTTTTCGTCGGGCTTAATGTTGATTGCTATACTATTTCCAGGCGCCCTATTGAAATTGTTCCTGGCTGAAGAGAACGTGGCATCGTTTACCAGAAGCGGCTTTGACGCTTCCTTCACAACAGCGCTGTTTTACATGTCCCTCTTTTTCCTGCTGGACGGACTCAGCTGGATTCTGATCGGCTTTATTCAGGCAGCCGGTGATACACGCTACATCTTTTACGTCAGTGCCTCCGTGCACTGGATCGCCTATATACTGCCGACAGCCTGGTTGATTTATCTAGGGAAGGGAGGCGCCGATGTGGCGTGGATGATCATTGCTTCGATGAGCTTTTTTACCTTCTCCCTCTATTTTATCCGCTACTGGAGAGGGTCTTACTTAAAGGCATATCAAGCATCCGTATAGACATTAAAAAAAGGGGAGGGGTGCGGCCTTCTTTCTTCAAGTCCTTGCGTATAAATTCCATTTCAGATATCATGGCTGCATGGAAAACCAAAAACATTCCCACTTCCAATCTGACGCAAGTCCTAAGGCTCACCTGCAAAGCATTTCAGGTTCCCTTAGCATTTTCGCTCTCTCCCTTATTCTTGTGCGTTAGCGCGCACATACATTAATCCCTATTATAACACATCCGTCAGTTACCAAAATAAGGCTTGATATGAGGGCCGGAAGCCGCATATAGAAAATACCCGGCACTTAGAAAAATACCATAAAATCAAAGGATCATTGCAGCCATGAATACATCTCGTTGTGATACACCGCACAGGGATCAACCCTACGCATCGTATGCGTCGAACTTAAAGTTTGCCTCCTCCCTCCTTTTTTTCTCTTTCCTTCCCTTTATTCTTGTGTGCTAGCGCACACATTCACACATCTCTTTAGATCATTTTTTAGTTAACTTTCAGACAGCGCCTTAAAAGGCTCTGTTCGGAAAGCCACCGCCTGCACGCAAATGTCCGTCTATCGGCATTTGTGATGCTTGTACCGATTTGCCTCGAAATCGAGCGAGGATTAATTTTTGTTATTATTATAAGGAGTAAACTATGTCTACACAAATCAATGAAAAACAAAGCGTAAAACCGTTCTGGCAAGATTTATTTGCGGGGGGACTCTCAGGGGTGGCTACAGTGGGTTTGCTGCAGCCCATGATCTATTACAAGAACATGTCGCAGGCAAGATCGATTGAATCGCAATCAACAACTCTCGCAGGAAAAATGTGGACGTTCAGCCCGCGGGCTTTGTATCGCGGTGCTGGGGGCTTCGCGGCGAGTTTTGCCCCGACAATCGCCCTGCAGACCGTCGCGAATAGTGTCTTCGCAAACTGGATGAATCCTCTTGCGGCAGCAGCCTTGGCCGGAGCGGCCTCCAGCATCGTCGTCAACCCGGCGGAGCTGATCATGATTCAGCAGCAAAAAACAGGGAAATCTTTTCTCCAGACGATGAAGATCTTGGTTAAAACCGCAGGGCCTCAGGTTTTTTTCCGCGGGCTTGTTTATACAGCGGGCCGAGAAGTTGCGTTTACGGGGGCTTATCTCGGTTTGACCCCCTATATGAAGGAGCGCTTTAAGCAAATGGGGGCCGCACCCGGTCCGGCACATATGGCTGCCGCCCTGGTGTGGCTGCCGCCATGATATCGGGTCTTTTTGCAGGCATCTTCAGCCAGTCGTTAGACACTTATAAGACAAGGCTGCAGAGGGATTTGAGCTATGCTGAGAGATTTTCGAGCATCTGCTTCACTAAACAGGCATTTGCGGGTTTGGGGTGGAGATGTGCGATGATCATCACCGCGACGACAGCTCTCCCGTATGTTCAGGGAAAAATCAAACAGCTGCTGAATAATCAATAAGCTGAAAATGCGCCTGCTTGCAATCAAAAGCTGGCTTTTACATCGGAAGGTGTCTCAAAATTTGAGACACTTTCCGGTATGCATCGGTTCGCTATCAGTATTTTAGCAAAGGAGAGGAAGCTAAACGGTCAATCCAGATCTTTCGGGTTACCGCGTCTAAAGTCGCTACCCTCTTTTCATAGGCAATGCGGTGAAAGCCCCTGTCTGTTGAAATGATGCGGACAATCTCGTGCTGAGGGTCAATACCGTCGGCCCCCCTTGGGAGGATCCATTCATAGAGATAGTCTGTCTCGCCATCCTTAAGTACATTCCAGCGCAGCTCCGGGTATTGCATACGAGCCTGCTTGTAGATATTGGTCGCCAGTTCCTTGGCAGTTGACGGCTTTATGTCCTTTAGCCTTTTGGCCATAAACTGCACTGTCAAAATTTCTGTGCGATTTTCCAGCTTTTGCATCTGGGGGATCCACTCGAATGTGGCGATGCCGTCGTCGGCAACAATTCGGTTCGCAAGTTTCCATTTGTCGCGTACTTCATCGTCCGGCACATTGATTTCCATGTGCTCGGAATAATCATATTTAGTGTTTTTCCCGAAATAGTCCGGAACGATATTGGCTGCCAGAGGGAGTGGAAAGATGAAAGCCGCTAGCAAAGGACGTATAAGTGAGATCATAAGAGTGCCTCAAAAGACTCATAAGTGCAGTGAAATTTTGATTTGATAGGCTGGCTGCCATCATATGAAAGCCCTCTTTTTTTTTCTATACCATATCCTGTAAGAGATTGACCATAAACAAATCAGGCGATTTAGCCTGCGACCGGTCGTTAAAGCTTATAGAACAGGGCACTAGGAAGAAAGGACGCCATTTTTTTTCAGAAGGGCTTTGAACTCTTTAACACGCCTTTCATTTTCCTTCATGAGATCCGGGTCTTTGCCGCTGTAGAAGTAAAAGCAGCCGCGGAAGTGCATACCCATATAGTCGGCGGTTTGAATGAAGGGCTCTTCAAATCCTTTGGGCATGCTGGTACCGAAAGAAGTGATTAAGTAGAGGTCTTTTCCTTTAAGCTTCTTGCCCAAGTCTTTTCTGAACGTCAGGAGATCGCTCCAGCGGTCGAGGAACGTTTTCATGACGGCGCTCATTGTGTACCAGTAAACCGGCGTCGCCAAGATCAGGGGATTGTGCTCGACGACCTTTTCCATCAGGGGGATAAAGTCGTCAGCTCTGTTTTCAAAATCATAATCGAAATACGTCATGTTGAGGGAGCTGAGGTCAACAAAGGGAAGGGGAGACGTGCCGGTTATCGTGTCGATTGCTTTGGCGGTGTGGCCATCCTTCCTTGAGCTTCCTAAGATGATAAGTGGCTTACTGTTCATGGATTTAAAATTAACGTTGAGTTATATCGAAAGTGTCTCAAAACGTGATTTTTGGCCTTATCATAGTCAAAAAGTCAAGTTTTGAAGCACTTTCGGAATATATGGCAGTCAGTATGCTAAATCATTGATGGACATCTTTTAAAGAAGAAGATCGTTGATGAGGGCTGCACAAGCTAATGGGGGTATATGGATCAGTATGTGAAAGAGATACAGGTGCGGTGGTCAGATTTTGATCCTAATCTTCACGCTACCCATTGGGCTTATTATCAATACGGAGCCCTCTCGCGCGTTGATTTTTTGAAGGAGAGGGGACTGACGCTGGAATACATGCACAAAGAAGGGTTTGGTCCCGTACTCTTTCGGGAAGAGAGCGTTTTTAAAAGGGAAATCCGGCCCGGCGAGCGTATTTTTGTGGCTTTGTTCCTTAAGAAGGCAAAGCGGGATTTTTCCCGCTGGACTCTGGAGCATCCCATTACCAAAGAGGACGGCACCTTGGCAGCAGTTGTGACAGTCGATGGAGCGATGATTGACCGCAGTAAGCGGAAAGTGATCATCCCACCTCCCTTTGTTGTCGAAGTGTTTTCACAGATGCCGAAATCCGAATCCTTCGAATGGATAGACTAGCGCCCCGGTAAGCGTAAAATCAGGGGATTGCTGTCTAAAGAAATTGGCATTGGGGCTTGTTCTTTGTCAAACCCAAATCTTGAGACACTTTCGCCATAGCCTCACTCGGCCAAAACGTATCAGAGAGAGAGCTATTCTATTCCTCGGGTGGTCTCGACTCGCGGTCTCTTCGCAGCGGGTGGATCCACCTCGCTGCAAGCGGGATGCGGCCGCGTCATTTTAATGAGTGCGGATGCAGCCCCGGAGTGCTTTGCATCACTGGCAGCTTGATACCACTTCTTTGCCTGTTCGAGATCCTTCATTACGCCAAAGCCCGATTCCAGGCAGAGCCCTTTGTGATAGGCCCCTTCCGCTAGCCCGGCTTCGGTCGCTTTGCAAAAAAGGGAATAAATCAATTCAGGAGAGGCATGTTCATCGTATGCTTTCAAGTAAAGTCCCAGCCGCAAAGAGCCTTCAGGGCAGCCCAAATCCTCGGCAGCAATGTAGCAAAGGCGCGCTCTTGTGAGATCGGCTTTTTTACCCACTCCATTCTCGAAGCATTTGCCCAGGCGCGTTGAGGCCAATCTGTTTCCTCTCTCGGCCGCCAATTGGTAGAAGGTGAACGCTCTTTCGTAA is a window of Estrella lausannensis DNA encoding:
- a CDS encoding MC/SLC25 family protein; this translates as MSTQINEKQSVKPFWQDLFAGGLSGVATVGLLQPMIYYKNMSQARSIESQSTTLAGKMWTFSPRALYRGAGGFAASFAPTIALQTVANSVFANWMNPLAAAALAGAASSIVVNPAELIMIQQQKTGKSFLQTMKILVKTAGPQVFFRGLVYTAGREVAFTGAYLGLTPYMKERFKQMGAAPGPAHMAAALVWLPP
- a CDS encoding GntR family transcriptional regulator, whose product is MILSHQCFDTLLNLILTAELKPGEKLKVLPLSKKLRVGPTPVREALSRLAETGLVEATDNKGFRVSAISESDMLDLYATYIDLETLAITKAIERGDKNWEATIVAALYRLKEAEEGVLIDESNYLEWTELNRVFHEALVSGCGSKTLMEIRAFLFKKFERYWNVAFGGKVSKFQVNHTEHSGLADACLKRDKARAASMIRQHVETGLKRIMAELKEKKMI
- a CDS encoding acyl-CoA thioesterase, whose amino-acid sequence is MDQYVKEIQVRWSDFDPNLHATHWAYYQYGALSRVDFLKERGLTLEYMHKEGFGPVLFREESVFKREIRPGERIFVALFLKKAKRDFSRWTLEHPITKEDGTLAAVVTVDGAMIDRSKRKVIIPPPFVVEVFSQMPKSESFEWID
- a CDS encoding MATE family efflux transporter, which codes for MKPSYQLTKHPLGSIREFWAMSWPLMIGLMSSTLMMFADRLFLSRFDPMALNAAASGGIAYYMFLVMPMGVAAISEVLVGRLHGENSCARAGSSVWQFIHMALLSLPVFLLISWAAPGLIFFGSGNTEYETAYFSTLMLFGPAQLIQISLAGFFIAIGSVRIVTITALIGNAINIILDWLLIFGAGSIPALGVEGASLATGIAQSCQVLLLLLVFLSSGYRKEYGTASIGISRGVMKEGLSIGMPSGLGHLMEVICHFLFFRMIMSVSQEQMSLVAMVQSFYVLSSFIIEAESKAAGAIASNLLGGKAYSYLGKVLKSAFSLHTLFSSGLMLIAILFPGALLKLFLAEENVASFTRSGFDASFTTALFYMSLFFLLDGLSWILIGFIQAAGDTRYIFYVSASVHWIAYILPTAWLIYLGKGGADVAWMIIASMSFFTFSLYFIRYWRGSYLKAYQASV
- a CDS encoding flavodoxin family protein, producing MNSKPLIILGSSRKDGHTAKAIDTITGTSPLPFVDLSSLNMTYFDYDFENRADDFIPLMEKVVEHNPLILATPVYWYTMSAVMKTFLDRWSDLLTFRKDLGKKLKGKDLYLITSFGTSMPKGFEEPFIQTADYMGMHFRGCFYFYSGKDPDLMKENERRVKEFKALLKKNGVLSS